Proteins co-encoded in one Paracrocinitomix mangrovi genomic window:
- a CDS encoding Omp28-related outer membrane protein codes for MKKFLLISSLLASGVSMAQLPVSTTPENRNVVLEEYTGIYCTYCPDGHKLAQQYKDAHPNDVVLVNVHVGGYAAPSGGDPDFRTPFGTALANQSSLTGYPAGSVNRQVFASLAMDGGTAMSRSYWDDAGDQILAEQSYVNLAGEATLDVTTKELSVTVEYYYTGDSPQATNKLNIAVLMNNVQGPQTGADSFYPANILPNGKYNHQHMLRHFVTGQWGTDVTPTTTSSTGSITQTYTIPADLNGVDYQLGDLQIVAYMAEGQQSVETGVEVPLTLTNFPYQTDGNLTFADDISALCSGTSATIDPVIAVKNEGEQDITSMSISADVNGGTAVVTSWTGNIAFGQTEFITLDPITFNVLASNNLNVDITTVNGSADDVAANNTIVKSFSEAPTTGQYVKVTVNTDYYPGETGWTIYNDAMSVIATDSYTAGTADQWGGGGADANQTFEYNVDLGGAGCFIFEVTDSYGDGMIFNAGGSSTSSSAYGAHLETYGGTAVYDFVGNWGDDESGKFQSDASTQGASIEENELNAVLSIYPNPSTDITNVKVELKEAADMQIEIINALGQVVYVESANNLGAGTYTYQIDVNGFAKGFYTVKTTINGQVQTSKLSIR; via the coding sequence ATGAAGAAATTTTTACTCATATCATCACTTCTAGCTAGTGGAGTGAGTATGGCACAGCTGCCTGTTAGTACTACTCCAGAAAACAGAAATGTTGTTTTAGAAGAGTACACAGGTATTTATTGTACTTATTGTCCTGATGGACACAAATTGGCGCAACAATATAAAGATGCGCATCCAAATGATGTTGTATTGGTTAACGTTCACGTAGGTGGATATGCTGCTCCTTCTGGAGGTGATCCTGATTTCAGAACACCTTTCGGAACTGCTTTAGCGAATCAATCAAGTTTAACAGGTTATCCTGCTGGATCAGTTAACAGACAAGTTTTTGCTTCTTTAGCAATGGACGGTGGAACAGCAATGAGCCGCTCGTACTGGGATGATGCAGGAGATCAAATCTTAGCTGAACAATCATATGTGAATTTAGCTGGTGAAGCTACTTTAGATGTTACTACTAAAGAATTAAGTGTAACTGTAGAGTACTACTATACTGGAGATAGCCCTCAAGCTACTAACAAATTGAATATTGCAGTTTTAATGAACAATGTTCAAGGTCCTCAAACAGGTGCTGACAGTTTTTATCCGGCAAATATTTTGCCTAATGGTAAATACAATCACCAACATATGTTGAGACATTTTGTAACTGGACAGTGGGGAACTGATGTTACTCCTACTACTACAAGCTCAACTGGATCAATCACTCAGACATATACAATTCCTGCTGACTTAAATGGTGTTGATTACCAATTAGGAGATTTGCAAATTGTAGCTTACATGGCTGAGGGTCAACAAAGTGTTGAAACAGGAGTTGAAGTTCCTTTGACTTTAACAAACTTCCCTTATCAAACTGATGGTAACTTAACTTTTGCTGATGATATTTCTGCATTGTGTTCAGGAACTTCAGCTACAATTGATCCTGTTATCGCTGTTAAAAACGAAGGTGAGCAAGATATTACTTCAATGTCAATTTCAGCTGACGTAAATGGTGGAACTGCTGTTGTAACAAGCTGGACTGGAAACATTGCTTTCGGTCAAACTGAATTTATCACATTAGATCCTATTACATTTAATGTTTTAGCTAGTAATAACTTAAACGTTGATATTACAACTGTTAACGGAAGTGCTGATGACGTTGCTGCTAACAATACAATTGTTAAATCATTCTCAGAAGCTCCAACTACTGGACAATATGTAAAAGTTACAGTTAATACTGACTACTATCCTGGTGAAACTGGATGGACAATTTACAATGATGCAATGAGTGTTATTGCTACTGATTCATATACAGCCGGAACCGCAGACCAATGGGGTGGTGGTGGAGCTGATGCCAACCAAACTTTCGAATACAATGTAGATCTTGGTGGTGCAGGATGCTTTATCTTTGAAGTTACAGATTCTTATGGTGATGGTATGATCTTCAACGCAGGTGGATCAAGCACAAGCTCATCTGCTTATGGAGCTCACTTAGAAACTTATGGTGGAACTGCAGTTTATGACTTTGTTGGAAACTGGGGAGATGACGAATCAGGTAAATTCCAATCAGATGCAAGTACTCAAGGTGCAAGCATTGAAGAAAATGAATTGAATGCTGTATTGTCTATCTATCCAAATCCATCAACTGATATTACTAACGTAAAAGTTGAATTAAAAGAAGCTGCTGATATGCAGATTGAAATCATCAATGCTTTAGGTCAAGTTGTTTATGTTGAAAGCGCTAATAATTTAGGAGCTGGAACATACACTTACCAAATTGATGTAAATGGTTTTGCTAAAGGTTTTTATACAGTAAAAACGACTATCAACGGACAAGTTCAAACTTCGAAATTGTCTATCAGATAA
- a CDS encoding T9SS type A sorting domain-containing protein — translation MQKIYSLIIGCFAFSLGAVAQVEIHMDNDPGTNYNGQNVPLTIGYQDYTIYMHAVNTSGAAANYNFRRVIMSSTATFTDQFCDNQLCYVTSGNDWTTPQSNAIPAADSSLMKPLLNFTGGGDLHLRYYVLDADNGDAAIDSVDFTITSTVGIEEKIDISLSAYPNPANDEFFINFNGNEGKEFQLVVYNVVGAEVMKKTLVNGLNKLNVEDLNNGVYFYSIVNNNDIIETKKLLVRH, via the coding sequence ATGCAAAAAATTTACTCACTTATTATTGGATGTTTCGCATTTTCTCTTGGTGCTGTTGCCCAAGTTGAAATTCACATGGATAATGATCCAGGAACAAATTACAATGGTCAAAATGTTCCTTTAACTATTGGATATCAAGATTACACCATTTATATGCATGCTGTAAACACCTCAGGTGCTGCTGCAAATTATAATTTTAGAAGAGTGATTATGAGTAGTACTGCTACTTTTACAGATCAGTTCTGCGACAATCAATTGTGTTATGTAACTTCAGGAAATGATTGGACAACTCCTCAATCAAATGCAATTCCTGCTGCTGATTCTTCTTTAATGAAGCCATTATTAAACTTTACTGGAGGTGGTGATTTACATTTAAGATATTATGTACTAGATGCTGATAATGGTGATGCTGCTATTGATTCAGTTGATTTCACTATTACATCAACAGTTGGAATAGAAGAGAAAATTGATATCTCTCTTTCTGCTTATCCTAATCCTGCAAATGATGAGTTCTTTATCAACTTCAACGGAAATGAAGGAAAAGAATTTCAATTGGTAGTTTACAATGTTGTTGGTGCAGAAGTAATGAAAAAGACTTTAGTTAATGGCTTAAATAAATTGAATGTAGAGGATTTAAACAATGGTGTTTACTTTTACTCAATTGTTAACAACAATGACATTATTGAAACTAAGAAATTGCTAGTGAGACACTAG
- a CDS encoding SIR2 family NAD-dependent protein deacylase codes for MGNKKSKLVVLSGAGISAESGLGTFRDKGGLWDQYDINEVATPEAWEKNPELVLDFYNKRRELCIQAQPNQAHFALAELENHFDVHIVTQNIDDLHERAGSTNILHLHGEILKAQCSINPNDVRVLQNPIIKIGDLSNSGHQLRPHVVWFGESVPKMFEAEDIVRDADIFVVVGTSLNVYPAANLLYACKKNCQKFIVDINELTNVKFNNVKLFKGPASTKIPELVDHLLQLNG; via the coding sequence ATGGGCAACAAAAAGTCGAAACTAGTGGTTCTGTCAGGTGCTGGTATCAGTGCCGAAAGCGGACTTGGAACTTTCAGAGACAAGGGAGGTTTATGGGATCAGTATGACATAAATGAAGTTGCCACTCCCGAAGCCTGGGAAAAAAATCCAGAACTTGTTTTAGATTTTTACAATAAAAGAAGAGAATTGTGTATTCAAGCACAACCAAATCAGGCTCATTTCGCACTTGCTGAATTAGAAAATCACTTTGATGTACATATTGTAACGCAAAACATAGATGATTTACATGAAAGAGCTGGTTCAACAAACATATTGCATCTACATGGTGAAATATTGAAAGCACAATGTTCCATTAATCCAAATGATGTCAGAGTTTTACAAAATCCGATAATTAAAATTGGAGATTTGTCTAATAGTGGTCATCAGCTTCGTCCACATGTTGTTTGGTTTGGTGAATCTGTTCCAAAGATGTTTGAAGCAGAAGACATTGTTAGAGATGCAGACATCTTTGTCGTTGTAGGAACATCTTTAAATGTTTATCCAGCCGCCAACTTGCTATATGCTTGCAAAAAGAACTGTCAAAAATTCATTGTCGATATTAATGAATTGACGAATGTTAAGTTCAACAATGTTAAACTTTTCAAGGGTCCTGCCAGTACAAAAATTCCTGAATTAGTAGATCACCTATTGCAGCTTAACGGATAA
- a CDS encoding NADP-dependent malic enzyme, with amino-acid sequence MAKIRKQSALDYHSNGRPGKIAVVPTKPYSSQRDLSLAYSPGVAEPCLEIEKNEADAYKYTAKGNLVAVITNGTAVLGLGNIGPLASKPVMEGKGLLFKIFADIDVFDIEVDAEDPEKFIETVKAIAPTFGGINLEDIKAPEAFLIEQRLKEELDMPIMHDDQHGTAIISSAALINALELAKKKIENVKITVVGAGAAAFSCCKLYLALGAKLENVYMYDSKGLLHKNREDIDEHKRFFAVHDKDMDLATSMKTTDVFLGLSKGGLVTKEMIKSMPKNPIVFALANPVPEIAYDEATSVRKDIIMATGRSDNPNQVNNVLGFPYIFRGALDVHATCINEEMKLAAVHAIAELAKEQVPEEVNEAYGEKNISFGTESIIPKPLDARLITTVAPAVAKAAIESGVARNKIKDWDAYELKLKQRLGLDNKVVATLTDKAMKAPQRVVFAEADNFNILKAAAAAFEEGYAIPILLGRKDKIEALIEEHEIELEGVEIIDPKDLSQKAKCQKFGEIFFKKRQRKGWTLFESEKVMRERNYFGAMMVDQGEADAMISGITRNYRDVIKPALNVVGTQEGVEKVAGMYVMNTKKGPLILADTTVNIDPTAEEIAEITNLVAKKARKLNIHPRIALLSYSNFGSAKGKDATKMAEAVKIIHQRYPNLIVDGEIQANFALNNDLLMDKFSFSSLANKNVNTLIFPNLAAGNIAYKLMQEMGDDVDAIGPILLGIKKSIHVLQLGSSGREIQNMVKVAVVDAQNK; translated from the coding sequence ATGGCAAAAATTAGAAAACAATCAGCATTAGATTATCACTCAAACGGAAGACCGGGTAAAATTGCAGTAGTTCCAACTAAACCGTACAGTTCACAAAGAGATCTGTCATTGGCCTATTCTCCCGGAGTTGCAGAACCTTGTTTGGAAATTGAGAAGAATGAAGCAGATGCTTATAAATATACTGCAAAAGGAAACCTTGTTGCTGTAATTACAAATGGTACTGCAGTGTTGGGGTTAGGAAATATTGGTCCTCTTGCCTCAAAACCAGTAATGGAGGGTAAAGGTTTACTTTTTAAGATTTTTGCTGATATAGATGTTTTTGACATTGAAGTAGATGCAGAAGATCCTGAAAAATTTATTGAAACCGTAAAAGCAATAGCACCCACATTCGGTGGAATTAATTTAGAAGATATTAAAGCTCCTGAAGCATTTTTGATTGAGCAACGGTTAAAGGAAGAATTAGATATGCCTATCATGCATGACGATCAGCATGGTACTGCAATCATTTCTTCTGCTGCTTTGATCAATGCATTAGAACTTGCCAAAAAGAAAATTGAGAATGTAAAAATTACAGTTGTTGGAGCAGGTGCTGCCGCATTTTCTTGCTGTAAGCTTTATTTAGCACTTGGTGCTAAACTTGAAAATGTTTATATGTATGACTCAAAAGGCTTATTACATAAAAACAGAGAAGATATTGATGAGCACAAAAGATTTTTTGCTGTTCATGACAAAGACATGGATTTGGCGACTTCAATGAAGACGACAGATGTGTTTTTAGGATTGTCAAAAGGTGGATTGGTTACTAAAGAAATGATCAAATCAATGCCAAAAAATCCAATTGTATTTGCCTTGGCAAACCCTGTTCCTGAAATAGCTTATGATGAAGCAACTTCTGTAAGAAAAGACATCATCATGGCAACCGGTAGATCAGATAATCCAAATCAAGTAAATAACGTTTTAGGATTCCCATACATTTTTAGAGGAGCATTGGATGTACATGCAACTTGTATCAATGAGGAAATGAAATTGGCAGCTGTACATGCCATTGCAGAATTGGCGAAAGAACAAGTGCCAGAAGAAGTAAATGAAGCCTACGGTGAAAAGAACATTAGTTTTGGTACAGAATCTATTATTCCTAAACCGCTTGATGCAAGGTTGATTACAACTGTAGCGCCTGCAGTAGCAAAAGCTGCGATTGAATCAGGTGTAGCCAGAAACAAAATAAAGGATTGGGATGCCTATGAACTTAAACTTAAGCAAAGATTAGGTTTGGATAATAAAGTTGTTGCAACCCTTACTGATAAAGCAATGAAAGCTCCGCAAAGAGTAGTTTTTGCCGAAGCTGACAATTTTAATATCCTGAAAGCTGCGGCTGCAGCGTTTGAAGAAGGCTATGCAATTCCTATTTTATTGGGAAGAAAAGATAAAATAGAAGCGCTTATTGAGGAGCATGAGATAGAACTTGAAGGAGTTGAAATTATTGATCCTAAAGACCTTTCTCAAAAAGCAAAATGTCAAAAATTTGGAGAGATCTTCTTCAAAAAGAGACAAAGAAAGGGTTGGACATTATTTGAATCAGAAAAAGTAATGAGAGAGCGTAATTACTTCGGAGCAATGATGGTTGATCAGGGTGAAGCCGACGCCATGATTTCTGGAATTACACGTAATTACCGTGACGTTATTAAGCCTGCCTTAAATGTTGTAGGGACGCAAGAGGGAGTAGAGAAAGTGGCCGGAATGTATGTAATGAATACCAAAAAGGGTCCATTAATTTTGGCAGATACAACGGTAAACATTGATCCAACTGCAGAAGAAATTGCAGAAATTACGAATCTGGTAGCTAAAAAAGCAAGAAAACTAAATATTCATCCAAGAATTGCTTTACTGTCTTATTCTAACTTTGGTTCAGCAAAAGGAAAAGATGCCACCAAGATGGCTGAAGCGGTGAAAATTATTCACCAGAGATATCCAAATTTGATTGTAGATGGTGAGATTCAAGCAAACTTTGCTTTGAATAATGATTTACTAATGGATAAATTCAGTTTTTCATCTTTGGCAAACAAAAATGTAAATACATTGATTTTCCCTAATCTTGCTGCAGGAAATATTGCTTACAAGTTAATGCAGGAAATGGGAGATGATGTAGATGCAATTGGACCAATTTTGTTGGGAATAAAAAAATCAATTCACGTATTGCAATTGGGAAGTTCAGGACGTGAAATTCAAAATATGGTGAAAGTGGCAGTAGTTGACGCTCAAAACAAGTAA
- the ruvA gene encoding Holliday junction branch migration protein RuvA: MIAHLNGRLVEKTPTYIVVECGGVGYLVKISLNTFSLLGSDENIKIHTQLMVREDAHTLYGFAHLSEREMFNHLISVSGIGANTAILMLSAMTSDEIASAIVGGDVATIQGIKGIGAKTAQRVIIDLKDKVAKSDLAAENILFSNNTNQNDALTALLALGFDKKRAEKAINKVLTDEQSVEEIIKEALKVL; encoded by the coding sequence ATGATAGCCCATTTAAACGGAAGGTTAGTAGAGAAAACGCCAACTTATATTGTTGTTGAATGTGGGGGAGTAGGATACCTGGTGAAAATCAGTTTGAATACATTTTCGCTTTTGGGTAGTGATGAAAACATAAAGATTCATACGCAATTGATGGTGCGCGAAGATGCACACACGCTTTATGGTTTTGCTCATTTATCAGAAAGAGAAATGTTTAATCATTTGATTTCTGTTTCAGGTATTGGTGCCAATACTGCAATTTTAATGTTGTCGGCAATGACTTCTGATGAAATTGCTTCTGCAATAGTTGGAGGTGATGTTGCCACTATTCAGGGAATAAAAGGGATAGGAGCAAAAACTGCACAAAGGGTTATCATTGACCTAAAAGACAAGGTGGCTAAATCAGATTTGGCTGCAGAAAATATTTTGTTCTCAAACAATACGAATCAAAATGATGCGTTAACTGCTCTGTTGGCTTTAGGTTTTGACAAGAAAAGAGCTGAAAAAGCAATCAACAAAGTGCTGACTGATGAGCAAAGTGTTGAAGAAATAATTAAAGAAGCACTTAAAGTATTGTAA